The Candidatus Neomarinimicrobiota bacterium genome has a segment encoding these proteins:
- a CDS encoding CPBP family intramembrane metalloprotease, which yields MFSYGTHEHVITQTLMNNSNYWEETHTPLYSFIFTLPLFLIYEIGVFAISASDLPLLRNGADVLMRQILEVFGIFGVYGFSGSFLIGFMVAFLRQKKKLMTSAIRGEYLLTMLFESIGWAIVLTITMIWLPALLMNGKDGRLMQQVVLAIGAGIYEEFVFRVILIVGMASVLGFIFQWREAGQKAGAVILAAALFSGFHFVGAYGETPAMNLFLIRMVAGVVLGGIYVMRGFGVAAYTHTIYDLFVLVKYTTSA from the coding sequence GTGTTTTCGTACGGGACACATGAACACGTGATTACCCAAACACTCATGAATAATTCAAACTATTGGGAAGAAACCCACACGCCGCTCTATAGCTTCATTTTTACGCTACCCTTATTTCTTATTTATGAAATAGGCGTTTTTGCGATTTCTGCCAGCGATTTACCCCTTTTGAGAAATGGTGCTGATGTTTTGATGCGCCAGATTTTAGAAGTATTTGGAATTTTCGGAGTCTATGGTTTCAGCGGATCGTTCCTGATTGGCTTCATGGTTGCCTTCCTCCGTCAAAAGAAAAAACTGATGACATCGGCCATTCGCGGGGAATATTTATTAACCATGTTATTTGAGAGTATTGGATGGGCGATTGTATTAACAATTACCATGATTTGGCTTCCGGCACTTTTGATGAATGGTAAAGATGGACGATTAATGCAGCAAGTAGTTTTAGCTATCGGCGCTGGGATTTATGAAGAATTCGTTTTCCGTGTTATTCTCATCGTTGGAATGGCTTCTGTTTTAGGGTTTATATTTCAATGGCGCGAAGCTGGGCAAAAAGCGGGTGCAGTCATTCTTGCGGCAGCATTATTCTCTGGTTTTCATTTTGTTGGTGCTTATGGAGAGACGCCTGCAATGAACTTATTTTTAATTCGTATGGTAGCGGGTGTCGTTTTAGGCGGTATTTACGTTATGCGAGGATTTGGTGTGGCGGCTTATACCCATACCATATATGATTTATTTGTTTTGGTAAAGTACACCACTTCAGCATGA
- a CDS encoding zinc-ribbon domain-containing protein codes for MKKILSILFLLGTLSAQSSSFKSFDVVIYPEYYFDGIMAEIDGEVKDESLPLNLEISVPANTDSVFYVGGTAESEAEVKHLSVLKSKNRSLIQVSVVDSKFRLFVFYPIEKNGTSRSGNFNLEINSDVEDAHVIIQEPLIAENFSFSEKDAETFQDQHGLNFKRIHLHDFRANTNKAISFSYENPTGGISINALQTMLSNDDNAAIPSAPSVKTAPVRHKLPLWQPLVVLGIVAVIVGGMFYAQRKSELKDNFDSKPQKGNGKFCTGCGAPIQDNHKFCANCGGEL; via the coding sequence ATGAAAAAAATATTATCCATTTTGTTTTTACTGGGAACATTGTCAGCCCAGTCATCATCATTTAAATCATTTGATGTAGTCATCTATCCGGAATATTATTTTGACGGAATTATGGCTGAAATTGACGGTGAAGTGAAAGATGAAAGTTTACCACTAAACTTAGAGATATCCGTTCCAGCCAATACAGATAGCGTATTTTACGTGGGTGGTACAGCAGAATCTGAAGCTGAAGTAAAACATTTATCGGTACTGAAATCAAAAAATCGCTCTTTGATCCAGGTGAGTGTGGTGGATTCCAAATTTCGATTATTTGTTTTTTATCCAATTGAGAAAAATGGCACATCACGTTCTGGGAACTTCAATCTTGAGATAAATAGTGATGTGGAGGATGCCCATGTGATTATTCAGGAACCGCTCATTGCAGAAAATTTTTCATTCTCTGAAAAAGATGCGGAAACTTTTCAGGATCAACATGGATTAAATTTCAAAAGAATTCATCTTCATGATTTTCGGGCGAATACAAACAAAGCAATATCATTCAGTTATGAAAACCCCACTGGTGGTATTTCCATCAATGCGCTTCAAACAATGTTGAGCAATGATGATAATGCAGCAATACCTTCAGCCCCATCGGTGAAAACGGCACCAGTTCGGCATAAATTACCTTTGTGGCAACCATTGGTTGTTTTGGGAATAGTGGCCGTTATTGTAGGTGGAATGTTTTATGCTCAAAGAAAATCTGAACTTAAGGATAATTTTGATTCCAAGCCCCAAAAGGGTAATGGAAAATTCTGTACTGGGTGCGGTGCACCGATTCAGGACAATCACAAATTTTGTGCAAACTGTGGGGGGGAACTCTAA
- a CDS encoding prolipoprotein diacylglyceryl transferase — MWPIIFDFGEINIFGFEFHPVINSYGFMMMIAFYSCYYLLNKDLNRLGYDAKLAADLVFAAAVGGILGSKIYYLIENFDRVKADPMGMIFSGAGLVFLGGLMGGTLAVTFVIKKEKLTWIKFADIVAPLLILGYAIGRIGCLLVGDDYGLPTDLPWGISFPDGLPPSTYAVFQTYYPWVNLSGFEPGVLTVHPTQIYETLLGLGIFYYLYNKRMSVVIVGSLFFTYLIFAGSERFLIEFLRVNTKYAFGLSGSQLISLSMIGIGAWFLTHPVNVPQEEPSEK, encoded by the coding sequence ATGTGGCCTATTATTTTCGACTTCGGTGAAATCAATATATTTGGTTTCGAATTTCATCCTGTAATCAATTCATATGGGTTTATGATGATGATAGCATTTTATTCATGTTATTATCTTCTCAACAAGGATCTGAACCGTCTTGGATATGACGCAAAGTTAGCCGCAGATCTCGTTTTTGCAGCAGCAGTTGGCGGTATTCTTGGTTCAAAGATATATTATTTAATTGAGAATTTTGACCGAGTAAAAGCAGATCCCATGGGCATGATTTTCAGCGGGGCAGGGCTGGTTTTTCTCGGCGGATTGATGGGCGGCACTTTAGCCGTGACTTTCGTTATTAAAAAGGAAAAACTCACATGGATTAAATTTGCAGACATTGTTGCGCCCTTATTGATTTTGGGATATGCTATTGGCCGTATTGGCTGTTTATTAGTGGGAGATGACTATGGTTTGCCCACTGATTTGCCCTGGGGAATTTCTTTTCCTGATGGGTTGCCCCCATCAACTTATGCCGTATTTCAAACTTATTATCCATGGGTAAATCTCTCAGGATTTGAACCTGGCGTATTGACGGTTCATCCTACACAGATATATGAAACTTTATTAGGATTGGGAATATTTTATTACCTCTATAACAAACGTATGTCAGTCGTTATTGTAGGTAGTTTATTCTTCACATATTTAATTTTTGCAGGATCAGAAAGATTCTTAATTGAATTCTTACGTGTAAACACAAAATATGCTTTTGGCCTCAGTGGCTCCCAATTGATCTCCCTTTCAATGATTGGAATTGGTGCATGGTTTTTAACTCATCCCGTGAATGTGCCACAGGAAGAACCATCTGAAAAATAG